In Euphorbia lathyris chromosome 9, ddEupLath1.1, whole genome shotgun sequence, the following are encoded in one genomic region:
- the LOC136205129 gene encoding DUF724 domain-containing protein 3-like produces MGRTERQGPKSIPIVDKEKRSKKFPFFTVDSLVEVTSDEEGLKGAWFEAKILKSYINRKPKFLIQYKNLVSDKDSNEPLKETVDGSFIRPLPPPPAADQIYEAEDVVDAFYCDGWWKGVVSIVELRMCRGKLRRRYTVEFENPRELVNFNGDALRFHHDWIGGKWIRNPKQKVLPSGTHAEEQSADASFFVDSSTADNHAEDKSSVKKSRKNPVGDSTPSCATFTSTNLKTPAPETSPGLNRQEAGSEDGMTESSKKRKREPDAQVTGYQIPTAAGEDATNEQPFVKSLYMWNHIDALEIFRILPQKPHFSFLSDSNKETREGSAFGLMLTFASMADKVTKLQIDDPRSRFDSYVEALAMLEVIGFDVKVLADRVNELLVLKEQKEQLDNRSKRYQNSVADCDARKAKLEQEIAEIDKMTMTSDLVVQRASKVSEMVTEDSKRNLLQLKISSLKIVISDLEDRFKVKSVAPWQRVV; encoded by the exons ATGGGAAGAACAGAACGGCAAGGTCCGAAATCCATCCCGATCGTTGACAAAGAGAAAAGGAGCAAGAAATTTCCGTTTTTCACAGTCGATTCACTCGTGGAGGTAACCAGCGACGAAGAAGGGCTTAAAGGAGCTTGGTTTGAAGCCAAAATCCTCAAATCCTATATCAATCGGAAACCTAAATTCTTAATCCAGTACAAGAATTTAGTTTCTGATAAGGATTCGAATGAGCCGTTGAAAGAGACTGTCGACGGTTCTTTTATCAGGCCTCTTCCTCCGCCGCCTGCGGCCGATCAGATTTATGAGGCGGAGGACGTCGTTGATGCGTTTTATTGCGACGGCTGGTGGAAAGGAGTTGTGAGTATTGTTGAATTGCGAATGTGTAGGGGAAAGTTGAGAAGAAGGTATACTGTGGAATTTGAAAATCCACGTGAGCTAGTCAATTTTAATGGAGATGCTTTGAGGTTTCATCATGATTGGATTGGGGGAAAATGGATTCGAAACCCTAAACAGAAG GTATTGCCGAGCGGAACTCATGCCGAAGAACAATCAGCAGATGCTTCCTTTTTTGTGGATTCAAGCACAGCAGACAATCATGCTGAGGATAAATCTTCTGTTAAGAAGTCGAGGAAGAATCCAGTAGGGGATTCAACCCCTTCCTGTGCAACATTTACCAGTACGAACCTCAAGACGCCAGCACCCGAAACTAGTCCT GGTCTTAATCGACAAGAAGCTGGATCGGAAGATGGAATGACAGAGTCCTCGAAGAAGAGGAAAAGAGAACCGGATGCTCAAGTTACGGGGTATCAGATTCCTACTGCAG CTGGAGAAGACGCGACGAATGAGCAGCCTTTCGTGAAGAGCTTATATATGTGGAACCACATTGATGCTCTAGAGATCTTCCGAATCCTACCTCAGAAACCACACTTCAGTTTCTTATCAGATAGCAACAAGGAGACTCGCGAAGGATCAGCTTTCGGTCTTATGCTGACATTTGCTTCCATGGCGGATAAGGTAACCAAGTTACAGATTGATGATCCAAGAAGTCGTTTTGACAGCTATGTGGAAGCTCTTGCCATGCTTGAAGTAATTGGATTCGATGTTAAAGTATTGGCTGATCGTGTTAACGAGTTGTTGGTTCTCAAAGAACAGAAAGAACAGCTCGACAATAGATCGAAGAGATATCAAAATTCAGTTGCAGATTGTGATGCGAGAAAAGCAAAACTGGAACAAGAAATTGCTGAAATCGATAAGATGACGATGACGAGTGATTTAGTAGTGCAACGAGCATCGAAAGTTTCGGAGATGGTGACGGAAGATTCGAAGAGGAATCTTCTACAACTAAAGATTTCTTCTCTAAAAATTGTCATTTCTGACTTGGAGGATAGATTTAAAGTTAAGTCCGTAGCCCCTTGGCAGAGAGTTGTCTAG